Genomic window (Argopecten irradians isolate NY chromosome 13, Ai_NY, whole genome shotgun sequence):
TCCCGGCAGAgttttggctcgggtatggatGAAGCGTTTTGTCACTAAAATTTTTCATGATTGTGTATGATtgtttattttgcatttattaCTTATTGTAAGCTTGAATGTTGAcataacctgtatatatatatgcagttaTGCCAGGTCCAATAAAGATGGATCATGATACAGTAGGTATGGATGATGGGAAGGGAGCTGGAGTAGCTTCTGGCGGCCCAGGGAATGAACAGGTTAAACCTGGGGTCAAAATTGATCCCGAATCACCTacaatgtctgatgatgacatGATTAGACATCTCTTGTCCAAAGGGAAGTATGTTATATCCACTAAGGGTACTGTGGATGGAACTGGTATTAAACCATCAGCTATTCCCCCCTTGGATAGAGGGAGATCTAgttctatttcatttttaaatagcACAAGTAATGATGGCACTTCATCATTTTCGGGTAATAGGTCCCATACTGTACCCAAGATTCCACCATTTTCTGGGGATGACCCTCCCATGAAAGGGGACATATCCTATATGGAGTGGAGATTTGAGATCAGGAGTTTGGACAGAGACTCAGATGTCTCTCCCAGCTTGTTGATTCAGGCGATCCGTCGGTCGTTGCGTGGTACTGCGCGACGTATGATTATGACGTTAGGGAAGGGGTCTACTGTACCTCAGATTTTGTCCAAATTATGTTCTTTATTTGGCGATACATCAACTCATGGTATGGTCATGcagaatttttttaattcaaaacaaagACCTGATGAGTGTGTTGTCAATTTTGGGTGTCGATTGGAATCACTATTACAGACAGCGATAGATAATGGTTCCTTACACAGGTCGGCAAAAAATGATCTCTTGCGTCACAAATTTTGGACGTCATTATACTCGGATCAGTTACGGAGTCAGACTAGGCACAAATATGACTCAATAACGAGTTATGACCAACTATTGCGAGAAATCCGCATGGTggaaaaagaaatcaatatttctaaaCAGGATACTGTACATTCCACTGATAACAAGAAAAAGGTTAAGAGCCAGAGTCACTCTGTTACTTGTGAACTTGAACAGCAACAGGTAACTACTAATCCTTCAGAGATTAGCAAGGACTTTCAGAATAAACTCAAAGATGTTGAGGACAGACTCTCGGCTAGAATCGATCAAAAATTTGATCAGATTCTCTCCAAACTTGGTAATGCGGAGCATGGCAAATCAGGCCAAGGTCATAATAAGGGTCAAGGACAGAGGTCAAATAGAGGTCGTGGTTACCGGGGTAACCGAAACAATCCTAAATCAGGTCAGGATAAGGGTAAGTCCAAGGAGCACCCAAACAACTAGCGGTCTCTGCTAGTGGCCGCGTAGAGACCgtcaatgaaggtcaaggtcaaggtcacactgATATTTTGAATCGTTTGGTAGGAGTATCCAACGAATGTCATGTGGTCATTGAGGGACACAAAGTCAAGTGTTTGATAGACAGTGGTTCTATGGTTTCCACTATGTCATATGGATTTTAT
Coding sequences:
- the LOC138306068 gene encoding uncharacterized protein; protein product: MPGPIKMDHDTVGMDDGKGAGVASGGPGNEQVKPGVKIDPESPTMSDDDMIRHLLSKGKYVISTKGTVDGTGIKPSAIPPLDRGRSSSISFLNSTSNDGTSSFSGNRSHTVPKIPPFSGDDPPMKGDISYMEWRFEIRSLDRDSDVSPSLLIQAIRRSLRGTARRMIMTLGKGSTVPQILSKLCSLFGDTSTHGMVMQNFFNSKQRPDECVVNFGCRLESLLQTAIDNGSLHRSAKNDLLRHKFWTSLYSDQLRSQTRHKYDSITSYDQLLREIRMVEKEINISKQDTVHSTDNKKKVKSQSHSVTCELEQQQVTTNPSEISKDFQNKLKDVEDRLSARIDQKFDQILSKLGNAEHGKSGQGHNKGQGQRSNRGRGYRGNRNNPKSGQDKGKSKEHPNN